The following proteins are co-located in the Antricoccus suffuscus genome:
- the der gene encoding ribosome biogenesis GTPase Der: MSEEALPDWVASELAEIGIDPDADADTLAPAPVVAVVGRPNVGKSTLVNRILGRRAAVVQDVPGVTRDRVTYDASWNGRRFTLMDTGGWEPDASGMAASVTLQAEHAMRNADVVLFIVDTSVGATVTDEQAVRVLRKAKTPVILVANKVDDARAESDAAALWSLGLGEPYPVSALHGRGSGDLLDVVLESLPEAPRETYRSYGGPRRVALVGRPNVGKSSLLNKLAKEERSVVHDVAGTTVDPVDSIVEVGGEMWRFVDTAGMRKRVKDASGAEYYASLRTASAIEAAEIGVVLLDASEVISEQDQRIITQVVESGRAVVLAMNKWDLMSEDRRYYLDRELERDLVRIPWVQRINISAKTGRAVDKLAPAMRTALASWDTRVPTGKLNAWLSEIASAHPHPVRSGKQPRILFATQASARPPRFIIFTTGFIDAQYLRFIERRMREDFGFIGSPIRISVRERKRRK; this comes from the coding sequence ATGAGCGAAGAAGCGTTACCCGACTGGGTGGCGTCCGAACTCGCCGAGATCGGTATCGACCCTGATGCAGACGCCGACACCCTCGCCCCGGCGCCGGTCGTCGCGGTGGTCGGGCGGCCCAACGTCGGCAAGTCGACGCTGGTCAACCGCATCCTCGGTCGCCGCGCCGCCGTCGTACAGGACGTTCCTGGGGTCACTCGTGACCGGGTGACGTACGACGCCAGCTGGAACGGCCGGCGGTTCACGCTGATGGATACCGGCGGTTGGGAACCCGACGCGTCGGGGATGGCCGCGAGCGTCACGTTGCAGGCCGAACACGCGATGCGCAATGCCGACGTCGTGCTGTTCATCGTGGACACCAGCGTGGGCGCGACGGTGACCGACGAACAGGCCGTGCGGGTGCTGCGCAAGGCCAAGACGCCGGTGATCCTGGTCGCCAACAAGGTCGACGATGCCCGCGCCGAGTCCGATGCTGCGGCGCTGTGGTCGCTGGGTCTGGGCGAGCCCTATCCGGTCAGCGCGCTGCACGGCCGCGGCAGCGGTGACCTGCTCGACGTCGTACTGGAGTCTCTTCCGGAGGCGCCGCGTGAGACATACCGTTCGTACGGCGGTCCGCGGCGCGTCGCCCTCGTCGGGCGGCCCAACGTCGGCAAGTCCTCACTGCTCAACAAGCTCGCCAAGGAAGAACGGTCCGTCGTACACGACGTCGCCGGTACGACGGTCGACCCGGTCGACAGCATCGTCGAGGTCGGCGGCGAGATGTGGCGGTTCGTCGACACAGCGGGAATGCGCAAGCGGGTCAAGGACGCCAGCGGTGCGGAGTATTACGCGAGTCTGCGTACGGCGTCGGCGATCGAGGCGGCCGAGATTGGCGTCGTACTGCTGGATGCCTCCGAAGTGATCAGCGAGCAGGACCAGCGGATCATCACCCAGGTCGTCGAGTCCGGTCGGGCCGTCGTACTGGCGATGAACAAGTGGGACCTGATGAGCGAGGATCGCCGCTACTACTTGGATCGCGAGCTCGAACGCGATCTCGTGCGGATCCCGTGGGTGCAGCGGATCAATATCTCGGCGAAGACCGGCCGCGCCGTTGACAAGCTCGCGCCGGCGATGCGGACCGCGCTCGCGTCGTGGGACACGCGTGTGCCGACCGGCAAGCTCAACGCGTGGCTGTCGGAGATCGCGTCGGCGCATCCGCACCCCGTGCGCAGTGGCAAGCAGCCGCGGATCCTGTTCGCGACGCAGGCCTCGGCGCGCCCGCCACGGTTCATCATCTTCACGACCGGGTTCATCGATGCGCAGTACCTGAGGTTCATCGAACGGCGCATGCGCGAGGACTTCGGCTTCATCGGCAGCCCGATCCGGATTAGCGTCCGCGAACGTAAACGCCGGAAGTAA
- the cmk gene encoding (d)CMP kinase → MSETFTGVVAIDGPSGSGKSTVAKAVATRLGLRYLDTGAMYRAVCAAAMYDGIDLHDEAATAAYAQQLELFTPTDPADQTVIANGRDVTAEIRTTRVSENVSAVATNLAVRAELIARQQAIVAGGAIVLEGRDTTTVVAPYADVRLLITADPEARIARRTAELHDTVDQETLTMTTAQIVVRDEKDSTVVDFQSASDGVHEIDTTNLTLEQTIDTALHLVWHAPTSKQQQQRGN, encoded by the coding sequence ATGAGCGAGACGTTCACCGGCGTCGTCGCGATCGACGGGCCGTCCGGCTCCGGCAAGTCGACCGTCGCTAAGGCGGTCGCGACCCGGCTGGGGCTGCGCTACCTCGACACCGGCGCGATGTACCGCGCGGTCTGCGCCGCGGCGATGTACGACGGGATCGACCTGCACGACGAGGCCGCTACGGCCGCATACGCGCAGCAGCTAGAACTTTTCACCCCCACCGACCCCGCCGATCAGACCGTGATCGCCAACGGACGCGACGTCACGGCGGAAATCCGCACGACCAGGGTGTCCGAAAACGTCAGCGCGGTCGCGACCAACCTCGCCGTACGCGCGGAGTTGATCGCCCGCCAGCAGGCGATCGTCGCCGGGGGAGCGATCGTGCTCGAGGGCCGCGACACCACGACGGTGGTCGCGCCGTACGCCGACGTACGGCTGCTGATCACTGCCGACCCCGAGGCCCGCATCGCGCGGCGTACGGCGGAACTGCATGACACCGTCGACCAGGAGACGCTCACGATGACGACCGCGCAGATCGTCGTACGCGACGAGAAGGACTCGACGGTGGTCGACTTCCAGAGCGCCAGTGACGGCGTGCACGAGATCGACACCACCAACCTCACACTTGAGCAGACAATAGACACTGCACTTCACCTGGTCTGGCACGCGCCGACCTCAAAGCAACAACAACAAAGAGGCAACTAG
- the aroH gene encoding chorismate mutase, with protein sequence MALRAFRGAIQVDHDVRDEVHSATAELVAEVMKRNELENADLVCIYFTATPDITSDFPAYAARQMGFTDVPLMCSVEMAVPDSMPRVVRLMALADTDRARADVKHVYLRGAAALRRDLAT encoded by the coding sequence GTGGCACTACGCGCGTTTCGCGGAGCTATCCAGGTCGACCACGACGTGCGCGACGAAGTCCACTCGGCGACCGCCGAGCTCGTTGCCGAGGTCATGAAGCGTAACGAACTCGAAAACGCCGACCTTGTCTGCATCTACTTCACCGCGACACCGGACATTACGTCGGACTTCCCGGCGTACGCCGCCCGCCAGATGGGTTTCACCGACGTACCGCTGATGTGTTCGGTCGAGATGGCCGTGCCGGACTCGATGCCGCGCGTCGTACGACTCATGGCGCTCGCCGATACCGATCGCGCCCGCGCCGATGTTAAGCATGTCTACCTGCGTGGCGCCGCCGCGCTCCGCAGAGACCTCGCCACGTGA
- a CDS encoding pseudouridine synthase: MKDNTRDVDLGGDYYDEDDYEIADAQFDLSSGVGQQPETARPTGEGERLQKVLARAGLGSRRVCEDLIAKGRVSVDGKRAILGMRIDPQVATVLVDGSRIQVREDMVYLAFNKPAGVLSAMSDDRERFHLGDYVENFTDKGIRLFHIGRLDFETEGLILLTNDGALAHKLAHPSFGVEKTYLAEIIGPVAKDVGKQLRDGVELDDGLARVDSFKIVDQFGKRVMVELVLHEGRKHIVRRMLDKVGHPVQSLVRTKFGPIHLGAQRSAVLRPLNSKEIGELFAAVDK, encoded by the coding sequence ATGAAAGACAACACGCGCGACGTCGATCTCGGCGGCGACTACTACGACGAGGACGACTACGAGATCGCCGACGCTCAGTTCGACCTGAGCAGTGGCGTCGGCCAGCAGCCGGAGACCGCACGACCGACCGGCGAAGGCGAACGGCTGCAGAAGGTGCTTGCTCGCGCCGGTCTCGGTTCCCGGCGCGTCTGCGAAGACCTGATCGCCAAGGGACGGGTTAGCGTGGACGGCAAGCGGGCGATCCTCGGTATGCGCATCGATCCGCAAGTGGCGACCGTGCTCGTCGACGGGTCGCGCATCCAGGTCCGCGAGGACATGGTCTATCTGGCCTTCAACAAGCCGGCCGGTGTGTTGTCGGCGATGAGCGACGACCGCGAGCGATTCCACCTCGGTGACTACGTCGAGAACTTCACCGATAAGGGCATCCGGCTGTTCCACATTGGGCGACTGGACTTCGAGACCGAGGGCCTGATCCTGCTGACCAACGACGGCGCGCTCGCGCACAAGCTGGCGCACCCGTCGTTCGGGGTCGAGAAGACCTATCTCGCCGAGATCATCGGCCCGGTCGCCAAGGACGTTGGCAAGCAGCTGCGCGACGGAGTCGAACTCGACGATGGCCTCGCGCGGGTCGATTCGTTTAAGATTGTCGATCAGTTCGGCAAGCGTGTCATGGTCGAACTCGTGCTGCACGAAGGCCGCAAGCACATCGTGCGGCGGATGCTCGACAAGGTCGGTCATCCCGTGCAAAGCCTGGTGCGCACGAAGTTTGGCCCGATCCACCTTGGTGCCCAGCGCTCCGCCGTACTCCGGCCGCTGAACAGCAAGGAGATCGGTGAACTGTTCGCGGCGGTGGACAAGTAG
- the scpB gene encoding SMC-Scp complex subunit ScpB: protein MSETPAQPTDAAEPETPIEATKPNDAAEAETPIDPEAPVEPTQPEPLLESTEPKPVEIEETVVADEPDIRLLESDISPAIESILLVVDTPTPAVDIARAVGISTEEAEQHLTEIAADYEEQGRGFQLRQAAGGWRLYTREEYAPYVEKYVLDGQKTRLTQAALETLAVIAYRQPVTRSRVSAIRGVNVDGVVRTLLTRELIEESGTDEQTGGGQLSTTDLFLEKLGLRSLEDLPPIAPHLPDVAPEMDERLESGLAQLASLDSED from the coding sequence ATGAGCGAGACCCCAGCACAGCCCACCGACGCCGCCGAGCCCGAGACGCCAATCGAGGCCACCAAGCCCAACGACGCCGCCGAGGCCGAGACGCCGATCGATCCCGAGGCGCCCGTCGAGCCCACCCAGCCCGAGCCGTTGCTGGAGTCCACCGAGCCCAAACCGGTCGAGATCGAGGAGACCGTCGTCGCCGACGAACCGGACATTCGGCTCCTTGAGTCCGATATCTCACCGGCGATCGAGTCGATCCTGCTGGTCGTCGATACGCCCACGCCCGCGGTCGATATCGCCCGGGCGGTAGGGATCTCGACCGAAGAGGCAGAACAGCACCTGACCGAGATCGCCGCCGACTACGAAGAACAAGGCAGGGGATTCCAGCTACGGCAGGCAGCGGGCGGCTGGCGGCTCTACACTCGCGAGGAGTATGCGCCGTACGTCGAGAAGTATGTCCTCGACGGCCAGAAGACGAGGTTGACCCAGGCCGCCCTTGAGACACTGGCCGTCATTGCCTATCGTCAACCGGTGACCCGATCGCGGGTCTCGGCGATTCGCGGGGTCAACGTCGACGGCGTCGTACGCACCCTGCTCACCCGTGAGCTCATCGAAGAAAGCGGTACCGACGAGCAGACCGGAGGCGGCCAGCTCTCGACGACCGACCTGTTCCTGGAGAAACTAGGACTCAGGTCGCTCGAGGATCTACCGCCCATCGCACCGCACTTGCCGGACGTTGCGCCCGAGATGGACGAACGTCTCGAGTCGGGACTGGCCCAGCTTGCTTCCCTAGACAGCGAGGATTAG
- a CDS encoding segregation and condensation protein A gives MTTTPADPSQNTPPSVTKFGSSVTKSGPSVTKSRDSAPVTDASNAPEQPAAKNTGFTVHLTNFEGPFDLLLQLISKHKLDVTEVALSQVTDEFIGYIRALGSEWDLGQATEFLLVAATLLDLKAARLLPRGEVEDDEDLALLEARDLLFARLLQYRAYKHVAGLIAEFIATAGKRYPRAVSLEPRYAEALPEMLIGVGPERFAKIALRALTPRTPDEVRLDHLHSPQVSVREQIDILRTRLSTVGSQTFRALTDDCEHTIEVVARFLGLLEMYRDKVVVFEQVAALGELHVRWVGGSNDVPAATETAYDPDEEYG, from the coding sequence GTGACTACCACCCCCGCCGATCCGTCACAAAATACCCCGCCATCCGTCACAAAATTCGGCTCATCCGTCACAAAATCCGGCCCATCCGTCACGAAATCCCGCGATTCGGCTCCGGTAACGGACGCATCTAACGCGCCGGAGCAGCCGGCGGCCAAGAACACCGGCTTCACCGTCCACCTCACCAACTTCGAGGGTCCGTTCGACCTGCTGCTGCAGCTGATCAGCAAACACAAGCTGGATGTCACCGAGGTTGCGCTGTCGCAGGTGACGGACGAGTTCATCGGCTACATTCGTGCGCTGGGCAGCGAGTGGGACCTCGGCCAGGCGACGGAGTTTCTGCTGGTCGCAGCGACACTGCTCGACTTGAAGGCGGCCCGGCTGCTGCCGCGCGGCGAGGTCGAGGACGACGAGGACCTCGCCCTGCTCGAGGCTCGGGACCTGCTGTTTGCGCGGCTGCTGCAATACCGCGCCTACAAGCACGTCGCCGGCCTGATCGCCGAGTTCATCGCGACCGCGGGCAAGCGTTACCCCCGCGCGGTGTCGCTCGAGCCGAGGTACGCCGAGGCGTTGCCGGAAATGCTGATCGGCGTCGGTCCCGAACGTTTCGCGAAGATCGCGCTGCGCGCGCTGACCCCAAGGACGCCCGACGAAGTACGCCTCGATCACCTGCACTCGCCGCAGGTCTCGGTGCGCGAACAGATCGACATCCTGCGCACGAGGCTTTCCACGGTCGGCAGCCAGACGTTCCGTGCCCTGACCGATGACTGTGAGCACACCATTGAGGTGGTCGCCCGATTCCTCGGCCTACTGGAGATGTACCGCGACAAGGTGGTCGTCTTCGAACAGGTCGCGGCGCTCGGCGAACTGCACGTACGCTGGGTCGGCGGCAGCAACGACGTACCCGCGGCGACCGAGACCGCCTATGATCCTGACGAGGAATACGGATGA
- a CDS encoding AAA family ATPase, whose translation MGEYADQGSSVYPGDDFADATDPGSAPPQQEISPAVVEPQPEPETSQPAEPAARKRKSPSFVDPAKERQTDLPEPTPIMGHGPAVVLAVCNQKGGVGKTTSTINLGAALAEFGRRVLLVDFDPQGALSVGLGVAPHDLDSTIYNLLVDPRANAQEVVMRTSTKGLDLLPSNIDLSAAEIQLVNEVAREQTLERVLRPLLPQYDYILVDCQPSLGLLTVNALTAASGVLIPLECEYFSLRGVALLVDTVEKVRDRLNPDLELEGILATMYDARTIHARDVFSRIVEAFGDKVFQTVINRTVRFPETTVAGQPITTWAPTSAAAESYRNLAREILAHNKPE comes from the coding sequence ATGGGCGAATATGCCGATCAGGGTTCGAGCGTTTATCCCGGCGACGACTTTGCCGATGCCACTGACCCCGGATCGGCGCCGCCGCAGCAGGAGATCAGCCCCGCCGTGGTTGAACCTCAGCCTGAGCCTGAGACTTCGCAGCCGGCCGAGCCGGCCGCCCGTAAACGCAAGAGCCCGTCGTTCGTCGACCCCGCCAAGGAACGCCAGACCGACCTGCCCGAACCGACCCCGATCATGGGGCACGGCCCGGCCGTCGTACTCGCCGTCTGCAACCAAAAAGGCGGCGTCGGCAAGACGACCTCCACGATCAACCTGGGTGCCGCGCTAGCCGAGTTCGGCCGCCGAGTGCTGCTGGTCGACTTCGACCCGCAAGGCGCACTCTCGGTCGGGCTCGGCGTCGCGCCGCACGACCTGGACAGCACGATCTATAACCTGCTGGTCGACCCGCGGGCCAACGCCCAAGAGGTCGTCATGCGTACGTCGACCAAGGGCCTGGACCTGCTGCCGTCCAATATCGACCTGTCCGCGGCCGAGATCCAGTTGGTTAACGAGGTCGCCCGCGAGCAGACCCTCGAACGCGTCCTTCGCCCGCTGCTGCCGCAGTACGACTACATCCTGGTCGACTGCCAGCCTTCGCTCGGCCTGCTGACCGTCAACGCGCTGACCGCGGCCAGCGGCGTACTCATCCCGCTCGAATGCGAATACTTCAGCTTGCGTGGCGTCGCGCTGCTGGTGGATACCGTGGAGAAGGTACGCGACCGGCTTAACCCTGACCTTGAGCTTGAAGGCATCCTCGCCACGATGTACGACGCGCGCACGATCCACGCTCGCGATGTCTTCTCGCGGATCGTCGAGGCATTTGGCGACAAGGTGTTCCAGACCGTCATCAACCGCACGGTCCGCTTCCCGGAGACGACCGTCGCCGGCCAGCCGATCACCACGTGGGCGCCGACCTCGGCGGCGGCGGAGTCCTATCGCAATCTCGCCCGCGAGATCCTGGCCCACAACAAACCCGAGTAG
- the xerD gene encoding site-specific tyrosine recombinase XerD → MTYPIERGIKIYLDHLAVERGLAANSLQAYRRDLQRYADWLEDRAITALEDITPSHVSDFLAHLREGDETHQALSTTSAARTVVAVRGLHRFVFKEQYVDVDVAVDVHPPAPQKRLPKAIPLSDVEKLLDAADAVDSPLALRDRALLEFLYGTGARISEALSLDIDDIDTDSRAVRIKGKGGRERVVPVGSYALRAIDSYLVRARPLLVSKGRGISRLFLNSRGGGLSRQSAWAILRTCAERAGLEGELSPHSLRHSFATHLLDGGADVRVVQELLGHASVTTTQVYTLVTVDHLREVYATSHPRAQ, encoded by the coding sequence GTGACGTACCCCATCGAGCGGGGAATCAAGATCTACCTCGACCACCTCGCGGTCGAGCGGGGACTTGCCGCCAACAGCCTGCAGGCCTACCGCCGCGACTTGCAGCGGTACGCCGACTGGCTCGAAGATCGCGCGATAACCGCCCTGGAAGACATCACGCCCTCCCACGTCTCGGACTTCCTGGCGCACCTGCGTGAAGGGGACGAGACGCATCAAGCGTTGTCCACGACCTCCGCCGCGCGGACCGTGGTCGCGGTCCGTGGGCTGCACCGGTTTGTCTTCAAGGAGCAGTACGTCGATGTCGACGTCGCGGTCGACGTACACCCGCCGGCGCCGCAAAAGCGCCTGCCTAAGGCGATCCCGCTGTCGGACGTCGAGAAGCTACTCGACGCGGCGGACGCGGTCGACTCGCCACTTGCCTTGCGAGACAGGGCATTGCTGGAGTTTCTGTATGGCACCGGCGCGCGGATCTCCGAGGCGTTGTCGTTGGACATCGACGACATCGACACCGACTCGCGGGCGGTGCGGATCAAGGGCAAGGGCGGCCGCGAACGCGTCGTACCCGTCGGCAGCTACGCGTTGCGCGCGATCGACAGCTATCTCGTGCGGGCCCGGCCGCTGCTGGTGTCGAAGGGTCGCGGGATCTCGCGGCTGTTCCTCAATTCCCGTGGCGGTGGGCTGTCTCGGCAGAGCGCGTGGGCGATCTTGCGCACCTGCGCCGAACGCGCCGGGCTCGAGGGCGAGCTGTCCCCGCACAGCCTGCGGCACTCGTTTGCGACGCACCTGCTCGACGGGGGCGCCGACGTACGCGTCGTACAGGAACTGCTGGGACACGCCTCGGTCACCACGACCCAGGTCTACACGCTCGTGACCGTCGATCATCTGCGGGAGGTGTATGCGACCTCTCATCCGCGCGCGCAATGA
- the ald gene encoding alanine dehydrogenase encodes MKVAVPKELKNHEFRVALTPAGAHEFVVHGHEVIVQRNAGAGSSIPDEAYVAAGARIVADAAEAWAEGDLILKVKEPIASEYALLRPGQTLFTYLHLAASRECTEALIATGVDSVAYEMVEAGDGSLPLLAPMSEVAGCLAPQVGAHHLMAGDGGRGVLLGGVAGVRAANVLVLGAGVSGMHAARVASGMQARVVLMDKNIEKLRAADQHFRGAVETVISNAYEVDQAVRTADLVIGAVLVPGAKAPRLISNEQVAGMLPGSVLVDIAIDQGGCFEDSRPTSHDDPTYKVHGSLFYCVANMPGAVPHTSTYALTNATLPYALTLANQGLKKTVSDDPNFAAAVCTVGGSLVPQQIAEAHGMSHVPIARALAGAGS; translated from the coding sequence ATGAAAGTCGCCGTACCCAAGGAACTCAAGAACCACGAGTTCCGAGTCGCCCTGACCCCGGCCGGGGCGCACGAATTCGTCGTGCACGGGCACGAGGTCATCGTGCAGCGCAATGCCGGCGCCGGTTCGTCGATCCCGGACGAGGCGTACGTCGCCGCCGGCGCGCGAATCGTCGCGGACGCCGCCGAGGCGTGGGCCGAGGGCGACCTGATCCTCAAGGTCAAAGAGCCGATCGCCAGCGAATATGCGTTGCTGCGGCCGGGCCAGACGCTTTTCACTTACCTTCATCTGGCCGCGTCCAGGGAGTGCACGGAGGCGCTGATCGCGACCGGCGTGGACAGCGTCGCCTACGAGATGGTCGAGGCCGGGGACGGCTCGCTGCCGCTGCTGGCGCCGATGTCCGAGGTCGCGGGCTGCCTGGCGCCGCAGGTCGGCGCGCATCATCTGATGGCTGGCGACGGCGGCCGGGGCGTACTGCTCGGCGGGGTAGCGGGGGTCCGCGCCGCTAACGTGCTGGTGCTCGGCGCCGGTGTCTCGGGGATGCACGCCGCCCGGGTCGCGTCCGGGATGCAGGCGCGCGTCGTGCTGATGGACAAAAACATCGAGAAGCTGCGCGCGGCCGATCAGCATTTTCGGGGGGCCGTCGAGACAGTCATCTCCAACGCCTACGAGGTCGACCAGGCGGTGCGCACGGCGGACCTCGTGATCGGGGCGGTGCTGGTGCCGGGGGCGAAGGCGCCGCGGTTGATCAGCAACGAGCAGGTCGCCGGCATGTTGCCGGGCAGCGTCTTGGTGGACATCGCGATCGACCAGGGCGGCTGTTTCGAGGATTCGCGCCCGACCAGCCATGACGACCCGACCTACAAGGTGCACGGCTCGTTGTTCTACTGCGTGGCCAACATGCCCGGCGCCGTACCCCACACCTCGACGTACGCGCTGACCAACGCGACGCTTCCCTACGCGCTCACCCTCGCCAACCAGGGCCTGAAAAAGACGGTCAGCGACGATCCCAATTTCGCCGCCGCCGTGTGCACGGTCGGTGGATCCCTTGTGCCGCAGCAGATCGCGGAAGCCCACGGCATGAGCCACGTGCCGATCGCGCGCGCATTGGCGGGAGCAGGGTCCTGA
- a CDS encoding insulinase family protein, translated as MSSAAFSSRDTSAKSADDDPSADAPAASSGAPSDTASHTASGTPSGVAGASTPLTSGPPLSASHIFASNAAQRTSVDGVTAFIQPGGGATRASLSFRVGASDEPLPRRGITHLLAHLATNAAGIDSLLTPPTVSASITTFHFEGSAQQVANEIGAVCHWLSSAHDPANISPRTLDRHRDSAYADLVRHAGEHMDLLGVRLGPAGWAAGGLPEYGLANVGPAELSQWAKDFFVQGNAVLALSGTKTTTLRTPLPEGQAQPYRALDVPDLELPAWAPSPQAELSVGGLITLDSGHRDRDRAVCGLVSDIARAHASVAVRRKYGRSFAARSGTLALGDDHVHLALWGRVSDADESGVLAEVLESLRSLAEDGLAEGERAAHVKRRLDAYERHGQLPSGAHELLQRQAIGGLTGTPWSLPLERRLLGTASDVLIEGMITQLAETLIVRSHAPVGGLTPVSSRITVEAPARDAQTHRSRPAYGLLARGRPADERPRRILTDEHALTVRSLDRPDQQIRWNDVAVVESYDDGRRALLSHTSEAIDVRPEDWLHPGDLADVIDARVDPATVAACGVREPVEPRRAGITDRLPVWLWPVLIVVCLALVAAAVVPAWSGSFSWARWVIGAVGFVGLVVVGAFGYDVAMTERRLRKPPKP; from the coding sequence GTGAGTTCCGCCGCCTTCTCTTCCCGTGACACCAGCGCCAAATCAGCCGACGATGACCCGTCGGCTGACGCCCCGGCCGCGTCTTCTGGTGCGCCGTCGGACACTGCGTCCCACACCGCCTCCGGTACGCCGTCCGGGGTCGCCGGCGCGAGCACACCACTGACCTCCGGCCCGCCGCTCAGCGCATCGCACATTTTTGCTTCCAACGCCGCGCAACGCACCTCCGTCGACGGCGTCACGGCGTTCATCCAGCCCGGCGGCGGCGCCACGCGCGCGAGCCTGTCATTTCGCGTCGGCGCGTCGGACGAACCGCTCCCGCGGCGCGGGATCACCCACCTGCTGGCCCATCTGGCCACCAACGCCGCCGGCATCGACAGCCTCCTCACGCCACCGACCGTCAGCGCGAGCATCACAACGTTTCACTTTGAAGGGTCCGCACAGCAGGTCGCCAACGAGATCGGCGCGGTCTGTCACTGGCTCAGCAGCGCGCATGACCCGGCCAACATCTCGCCGCGGACCCTCGATCGGCACCGCGACTCGGCGTACGCCGACCTCGTGCGGCACGCGGGCGAACACATGGACCTGCTCGGCGTACGGCTCGGGCCCGCTGGCTGGGCAGCAGGCGGGCTACCCGAATACGGCTTGGCCAACGTCGGCCCTGCCGAACTTTCCCAGTGGGCTAAGGACTTTTTCGTCCAAGGTAACGCCGTACTCGCGCTGTCCGGCACCAAGACCACGACGCTGCGCACTCCCCTGCCGGAAGGTCAGGCGCAGCCGTATCGTGCGCTCGACGTACCCGACCTCGAGTTGCCGGCATGGGCACCGTCGCCGCAGGCCGAGCTCAGTGTCGGCGGGCTGATCACCCTCGACTCGGGGCATCGGGACCGCGACCGCGCCGTTTGCGGGCTCGTCTCGGATATCGCGCGGGCGCATGCCTCGGTCGCCGTACGCCGCAAGTACGGCCGCTCGTTCGCCGCCCGCAGCGGCACTTTGGCGCTCGGTGACGACCACGTGCACCTCGCGCTGTGGGGGCGGGTATCCGATGCCGACGAGTCCGGCGTACTGGCCGAAGTGCTGGAGTCGCTGCGCTCCCTAGCCGAAGATGGACTCGCCGAGGGCGAGCGTGCCGCCCACGTCAAACGCCGGCTGGACGCCTATGAACGGCACGGCCAACTGCCTTCCGGTGCGCACGAACTGCTGCAGCGCCAGGCAATCGGCGGACTGACCGGTACGCCGTGGTCGCTCCCGCTCGAACGCCGACTCCTCGGCACCGCGAGCGACGTACTCATCGAGGGCATGATCACGCAGCTGGCCGAGACCCTCATCGTGCGGTCCCATGCTCCGGTCGGCGGGCTCACGCCGGTCTCGTCGCGGATCACCGTGGAGGCGCCCGCGCGTGATGCACAGACCCATCGGTCGCGTCCGGCGTACGGCTTGCTCGCCCGGGGCCGGCCCGCCGACGAACGCCCCCGCCGCATCCTCACCGACGAGCACGCGCTGACCGTGCGCAGCCTCGATCGGCCCGACCAGCAGATCCGGTGGAACGACGTGGCCGTGGTCGAGTCGTACGACGACGGGCGGCGGGCACTGCTGTCGCACACCTCCGAGGCGATCGACGTACGGCCCGAAGATTGGCTGCATCCGGGCGATCTAGCCGATGTGATCGACGCGCGCGTGGATCCGGCGACTGTTGCCGCGTGCGGCGTACGGGAACCAGTGGAGCCCCGCCGAGCTGGCATCACCGACCGGCTGCCGGTGTGGCTGTGGCCGGTGCTGATCGTGGTCTGCCTCGCGCTCGTGGCCGCGGCCGTCGTACCGGCGTGGTCGGGCAGCTTTTCCTGGGCACGCTGGGTGATCGGCGCCGTCGGCTTCGTTGGGTTGGTCGTGGTCGGCGCCTTCGGGTACGACGTAGCGATGACCGAACGTCGCCTCCGCAAACCCCCCAAGCCCTAG
- a CDS encoding NUDIX domain-containing protein, producing the protein MSDYFTFPERSSEGYAVTGSERIYEGKIFSLVGETISFPDGSSARRDMVKHGGAVAIAALDDRQQLVMLEQYRPAVGRFLWELPAGLRDVEGEPPVQAARRELVEEAGLEAGSWQTLVDVVSAPGFSNEQARIYLATDLRESSDTSFVREAEEADMVVRRIPLEECVHGVMTGRIVNSLAIAGVLAVSQHVRDPATPLRPADAPWPT; encoded by the coding sequence GTGAGCGACTACTTCACCTTTCCCGAGCGCTCGTCGGAGGGGTACGCCGTCACCGGCTCCGAACGCATCTACGAGGGCAAGATCTTCTCGCTGGTGGGGGAGACGATCAGCTTCCCGGACGGCTCCAGCGCGCGGCGGGACATGGTCAAACACGGCGGCGCGGTCGCGATCGCGGCCCTCGATGACCGGCAACAGCTGGTGATGCTGGAGCAGTACCGGCCCGCCGTCGGACGCTTCCTGTGGGAGCTCCCGGCCGGGTTGCGCGACGTCGAAGGCGAGCCGCCCGTGCAAGCCGCTCGCCGCGAACTCGTCGAGGAGGCCGGGCTCGAGGCCGGTTCCTGGCAGACGCTCGTCGACGTCGTGTCCGCGCCCGGGTTCAGCAACGAGCAGGCCCGGATCTACCTCGCTACGGACCTTCGCGAGTCCTCGGACACCTCATTTGTGCGGGAGGCCGAAGAGGCCGACATGGTGGTACGACGTATCCCGCTTGAGGAGTGCGTCCACGGGGTCATGACCGGCCGGATCGTCAACTCGCTCGCGATCGCCGGCGTACTGGCCGTCTCGCAGCACGTGCGCGACCCGGCTACGCCGCTGCGCCCCGCCGACGCTCCCTGGCCCACCTAA